CTCGCCCGGCGCCGTTCCCGCGGGGCTTGACACGGGCGAGAGTTCTATGGTTTCCTATCAGCCTGGTGATGACCATCTCCTACGCTGGGTTCGTGCCCAGAGTAGGGATGGGAAAGCCAAGGTGGGAGTGACAAGTGTGGCGGGATTATTGGCGCTCCAGCAGCTGAGCTTTGAGCAAGCTCGCCGCGCCTCGACTCCACGAATAGTCGGCACCCATTCGCAGCCCGCTGTCTCCCGTGGCAACGACAGCGCCTGTCCGGGCATCGCGCAGATGAAATTTGACGACGTACTCGGTGCGACTGATTCGACTTACGACACCGACCAAAGATTGCTCGGCACCCAGCTTCGATGCGATGTCGGCGTCGCAGTCATTGCAATCACGCAACGTATGCGTCTTTGCAGCGGGAGCACCCACGTTGCCGACATCGAGCAGTTTGTAGCGACCGGACTGCGCGAGGAGCTGACGGACCGTGTCTGTGCCTTTCTCCAGCTGCGCGGTGTCGGCTGAAGCAGTCCCTTCAGGCGACGCGCTGAAATCATCGAGCTCGAAATCGAATACAGCGAGTGTGATCGGTTGAGGTGCGGCGCCGGCCGCGAACGTTACTAGCAATGCGGCGCTCAGCATCAGCTTAAGCATGGATAGTCTCCTGTTCCCTGGTCTCGCCGACTTCAGTGAAGTCGTGTCACGCGTACCTCGGTCATTTCATGATTTCGACCTAGCGAATTTATGAAATAATGAGTCATGCCTGCCAAGAAAACACCGAACCAGATCGACTTCATCGAGTTTCCCGCCCGTGACGTCGCCGCCCTCCAACGCGCCAAAGTGTTCTTTGCCGAGACTTTCGGCTGGTCGTTCGAACATTGGGGCGATGACTACGTCGACATCAAAGGCAGCGGTCTGGGCAGCGGGATCAACGCTGATCCGGAGCACCGTCCCAGTAAACCTCTCGTCGTCATCTATGTGCAGGATCTGGAAGAAACGCGCCGGAAGGTGACTGCCGCAGGTGGCAAGCTGACACGGGACATCTTTTCGTTTCCAGGCGGGCGGCGATTCCACTTCAAGGACCCGAGCGGCAACGAAATGGCGGCATGGTCCGACCAGTGAGCTTCATTTCGCTTGGGTCCAAAGCTGGGAGCCTCGGTCTCGGCTTTGGCTTTGGCTTTGTCCTTCTTTTTGTCCTTATCTTTGCCCTTCTCCTCCGCGGCGGGGTCGCCAACATCCTTCAGGTTCTCGCGCACGGCGCGCACCGAGATGCTGCCTTCTAGTGAGCGGGCGAAGGCGCTGATGAATGCGTTGTGCAGCACGCTGACGATAGTCTCCAGGATGCTGCTCTTCGGATTGTCGATCGTGCCAGTGAACGGAATGGGTGCGGCGACCTGTTCCTTCTCGTCGTTCTCGAGCACGTTCGCTGCGAACTCGACCAGTCCCTCCCAAATGCGTTTGAGCGGATTCTTTTCCGGCTCCTCACTGCTATGGATATTCACATTACGCAGCACCGGCTTTGCGTAGCCGCCGCGGTTACCTCGACGAGCGCACGGTCGAGGAGCGTAGCAACGAGACCGTCGTGCCCTCCGCACTCGATGCGTGTACCCAGCTCGCACTCGCAGGTGGAGCTTTCCTTGCGCGGCCTTTCGAGCACAAGGACAGTCCAGACGCGGCTTTCGAGCGCCGGGAGCGACGCTTCTCCGCGGCGTGCGACGGGTTCGACGTGCATTGCGCGGTGCTCATCGCGGCGGATGACGATCAGGGGCGCGAGAGGCTCGTGCGGTACTGCACCCGCCCGGCCTTCGCGCTCGATCGAATCGAGCACCTGTCCGATGGGCGTATAGCGTACTTGATGAAGACACCTCGGCGGGGACGCACTCACCGCGTCATGAGTCCAATGGAGTTCATGGCCCGGCTCGCGGCTTTGAGTCCTCCGCCCAAGATCCCGCTTGTGAGATACCATGGCGTGTTCGCGCCTCGCTCGTCGTGGCGCTCTCTCGTGACACCCAAACCACCGGCCCGCGCCGCGAAGTCTGAGCCGTGCGCGGGGCACGCGCCTCTGCCCGCGTCGCCCGCGCCTGCGCCTGCGCCTGCGCCTGCGCCTGCGCCTGCGCCTGCGCCTGCGCCCGCGCCCGCGTCGCCGTGCGCTCCCCCGGCGCTCTCAGCGAGGTCGCTCGTGCATGCCGACCCCACGGTGCGAGTTGAGCCGACCCTGATCTCGGTCTTGCACTGGGGGCGACTGCTCGAAGGGGAGTTGTTCGCTACGTCGCGCTACGTCGAGTGGGCCGTGCTCATGAAGCGCTCGTTCGGGTTCGATGCGCTCCGATACCCGAGATGCGAACGGAGGATGCGCGTGCTTTCCACGATCACCGACTCAATCTGGGCATCGCCAGGGGCTGAAGCTCGGTCGCCGACGTCGCGCCGTTGCGGCATCACCCAGCCGCGACATCGGGATGACAAAGCGTCACGGCGAGCGCGCTCAGCCCGACAGGTCGTCATCCCGCGCGCAACACGGACGCATTCAGGCGCGCGCTTCACAAGGGTGCTTGGCTGGCATGGGACATGCCTTCAGGCCTGCCGATGCGAAACATTCTCTTTGCAGCGATGTTTGCCGTGCTGACCACGGCTTGTGGATCGCGAGAGCCAGCGCCGGCGCGCTCGCCGCAGCCCGCCGATTCGCCTCCCCGGGTGTTCGTCGACGCGATGCTGATCGACATGCACCCGGACGACGTGGCCCGCCTCGCGGGGAAGAGCTTCGATGAGATCGCTGCGGACGCGGGCGTCCGCGTGCTGTCAGGAACGCACGTGCTCGCCACCGACGACGTGACCGCCGAGATCGCGATCACGCGGGGCGAGCGCCTTCTCCCCCTGCAGCGCGCGCTCCCTCCCCAGACCGAGAGCGATCGGGACGAGCACGACTTTCGCTTCGAGGTGCGGCCTCGGCTGGTTGAGCCCGACGCCGTCCACCTCCGCGTCGTCCTGGAGCTCGATGGTCGACCGACGCACCCCCAGCACGTGTTCAGCAGCAGCGCCATCGTGCGCAACAGGCACTTCGTGCCTTTCCGCACCGACTTTCCTGCTCACGGCGAGCGGCTCGTCGTGCTCCTCGTGAGGCCGGAGATCCTCCGCGACCAGGAGGACTGGCGGCGCTTCCTGGAGCGACGGAGATCCCGGCTGCGGGACGCCGGGCCCTTCCCGCTCCACAACAACCTCGACTAATACCGGCCGACCAGCGTCACGTAGCTGCGGACGACGGGACGGGGGCGCCTGCGACGCGCTCCCAGCGCTCGCAGCATCCGCTGTGGCCTCCATCCCGCGGCCCCTGGCTGCTAGAAAAACGAGACCGCGCGTAGCGCGCGCACCGCGTTCACAAAGCGAAGCCCGCGCAAAGCCATTCCGACCTGTCAAGAATTTCCCGCCAACGACCGGCAGTTGACATAACGAATAGGCGTTTGCGGGACTGCGCCTGAGCAGCAGCGGCGGCGAGGTCCCGGCGCAGTCCCGCAAACGTCGGGTTGGACCGGGCCGGTTCGCGGTCGGGCGGGGCGGTCGCGAGGCCTATGGGGATGGATCCTGCCCGAGAAGGCAGCAGAGGGCGGGCTCGGCGGGGCTCGCACGCGTGGTGCATCCCGCCGCCACGACGTTGGGCGCAGACGTGCCGAGACAGAGCGCGGCGCCGACGGAGGCCCAGTAGCAGGCACGCCGCCGACATGGACGGCGCAGAAGGCGGATCGATGCCTGACCGCCGCGCAACGGAGGTGGTGTTGTTGCTCCTGCCCAGGCCAGCGATGCTCATGACGTGTCCGGAGGAGCAGCGGAAGAGGCGACGACGCACGACGGCAGCGGGCGGCGAGCCATCGCAGCCTGACCGCAGCGAGGACAGATGGACAGGTCGATCCCCGTGAGCGCGGCGAGCAGCGTGCACCAGTCGACCTTGACGATGTGGCGCGGAGAGGGCTCGCGCTCGTGAGAGCTGCCTTTCCGGTGCTCATCTCCCCCGACAGCGCGCTGCCCTGCGTCTGGCGCCGCCAGGATCCTCGTGCGTGCCACCTCGAGCGTGGTGGTGGCGTGACACGCAGCCATCAAGCCGAAGTGTCGGATCTTCACGAAGCGATGAGGCAGCACGTGCAGCAGGAAGCGACGCAGAAACTCCTCTGCGGAGAGCGTCACGGTCTTGTCTCCGCGGGTCCGGAAGCACACGCCGCGCTTATCCATCCACCGCAGCCGGTGATTGGACAGCCCGACACGGTGGGTATAGCGACCGAGGTAGGCAAAGACCTGCTCGGGCCCAGCGAAGGGCGGCTTGGCGTAGACCACCCAGGGCTTGTGGTAGAGCGCGTCGAGCAGCGCAGCGAAGGCAGCAGGGTTGGCCAGCGCGGCGGCCCCGCCGGTCACCCCCGCCCGGCCGACGGTATGGCGGCTGGCTACGATGTGATCACGGCGCGCGAGCTGGTCAGCCAAATCGTCCAGCGTCGCGTCGGAGGACGTCGCCACGAGCGACCTCAGGTCATCCAGGGCTTGCCCGTCGATCTTGGGTCGCGGCCCGTTCGCGCGAGGGCGCGGCGCAACGCTGCCGGTCGTCCGGTAGAGCGTGAGATAGGACTGCACGGTTTTCGGTGCGACTTCGAACTGCTCAGCCAGGTCGCGTACCGATCCTTCCCCATTCTCGTACGCCTTGACGATGCGCTCTCGAAGGTCGAGTCCGCAGGGTCGCATCCTTGCTGCCCTCCCGCTACGAGGATGCAAGCAGCGTGCACCTCGGACCCGCTCTAGGGGCGCGAGCGGCCAGCTTCGCGCGTTCCCTCGTGCTTACCGATCCCGGCGAGTCTACAACGGGCGCAGCTGTCTCTGCCACGTGAGAGGGGCGCCCGCCGGAGCGGCTCGAACGCGGACGCCGGTCGGTCGACGCTGGTGCAGAGAGGGATGAGGCAGGGAACGAAGGCGAGCGCTTGGCACGCGCCCGCCACCGCTGGGCGAGATCGGTCATGGGTCGGCCTCCGGTCGCGTCGAGGTCCGATGATGGGCTCGTGCGGCATTCTCAGCGCCGGACGAGCCCGCTCAAGCCTCGACGCGTGAGCCGACGGGCCTGCTTCGACCTTTCGCTGACGAGCAGCGTTCAGACCAGCAGCTCCGTGAGCGGTCCCTTGGCGCTGCCATCGCCGAATGTCTGATCGGGAATGCCGAAGGCATTCAAGATCGAGACGAACAGTCGGATACCGTGCGGCCCTCCGCTCGGCCCCAAGAGCGGTCGCGGAAACTTCATCTGCGTGAACATGTAGTGGCTGCCGTCCACCTTGAGCTTCCCGCCCGCGCTGCCGGCGAGCAACACCGGCATGTCGTACTTGCGGTGAGTGTTGCCGTCGGAGATCTCGCTGTTGAAGTAAGCGAGCGTGTTGTCGAGCAGGGTGCGTCCGCCAGCCTCTACAGTCTGATCCAGCCGCTTCAGGAAATTCGCGACGTGGTTGACCTCCCAGCGGCCGATCTCCTTCAGCTTGGCTTGAAGCTTGGCGTTACCGGCGTGATGCGACGTGTGGTGGTGCGGCGTGGACTCGCCGTTGAACAAGAACGAGAAGTCCTGCATGCTGTTGCCGCGGCCGAACATGAACGTGATGACGCGCGTGACGTCACACTCGAAGGCCAAGGCCGCCAGCTCCAGCGTGATCGCGACGCGATCCTGATAGGGCGCGGTCGAGGTGGCAGTCGGCCTGTTCGGCTTGGCGCAGGTCGCGCCGTTTCCGCCGAGGTTCTGGATGCGGGTCTCGAGCTCTCGCACCGAGGTCATGTACTGATCCAGCTTCACGCGATCAGTCGGAGACAGCTCGGCCTTCAACGTTTCAGCTTCTCCGAGCACGTGATCCAGCACGCTGGTGCGGACCGCCTGCCGCCGGGCGGCCTCGGCCGCGCTGGCGTTGGGATCCAACCCGGCGAAGATGCGATCGAAGTTCTGTTGCGGATCGTCCCGGAAGGGCAGAGGCTTGTTGGCGTCCCAGGAAATGGTCTCGATGAAAGCGATGTTAGGAACCCGGTCACTGCCGTCACCGCGCACCGTGAGCCCCAGCTGCAGCGACGGCAGAGGCCGCCCACAGCCGGCCATGGTCTTGGCGATCTTCTGATCGAGGCTGATGCGCGCCGGGTTCTTGTCGTTCTTGTTCACGGGCATCATCGTGAGAAACGACCCGGTCCCGGAGCCGTGCCCGCCTGGCGGCTCGGCAGGCTCCGCGGTGCGCTGGTAGTCGATGCCGGTAACGACGGCGATCTTGTTCCGAATCGGCTCGAGCGGCGCCAGGATGTAGGGCATCGCCCAGTCCTTGCCCGCCGCAGACGGCGTGAAGTCCGGCATGTGAATGCCGTTCGGCACGAAGAACGCGATGAAGCGCTGCGGCGCGGCGCAGCTCTCGGACGCTTCCGCGTGGCGCTCGACGACCGACGGCAAGTACGGAAGTCCGATCACGGCAGCCGCGCTACCCAAGAACCTACGTCGAGAAATTCGCCTGTTGATCATTGTCTCTCTCACTCTCCACGACGGGTTCGGAATGCATCGCTCTTCACCACCGCATTGAGCAGATCGAGAACACCTTGCTGCCCCGCCGCGCGCGCGCCTTGAACGACGCCCTCCGCGTAGGCGTGACCGCCGGCACTGTGGAAAGATCGGCCCACCGCGTACGTGAGCAGCTGCTGGGCGAAGCAGCTTTGCAGCCTGGCGTCCTGACTGAGCAGCGCCGCGAGCTCTCGCACCCCGGAAAAGCTGGTTCCCTGAAGCACGCCGCTGGCGTCCTCCGAGTCGCGATAGCCTCCAATGGCGTCGAAGTCCTCCAGCCCGAGCCCGATCGGATCCATCAAGGCGTGGCAACCGGCGCAGCGCGGCTCCGCGCGATGTGCCTCGAGCTTCTCCCGCACCGTTTCACCGGCGGCCGGCGCGGCCAACGGATCGATCATCAGGTCCGGCGGCACGGGAGGCGGCGGTGAGCACAACAGCTGTTCGAGCACCCAAGCGCCACGCTTGGTGGGCGATGTGAAGCCCGGATGGGAGTTTGCCATCAAAAAGCTGGCGTGGCTGAGCAGCCCCACGCGCTCGGTCCCGGCCAGACTGACGCGCAGGAATTCGGATCCGGAAACCGGCATACCGTAGTGCTGACCCAGGCGCTGGTTCACGAACGTGAAGTCCGCGGTGAGTAGCGTCTCGATGGCGGCGTTGCCGTTCAGGAGTTCGCGAAAAAACAGCTCCGTTTCGCGCACGGCCGCGTTGCGCAGTTCCACGTCATAGTCGGGGAAGGTCTTGGGGTCCGGCTCGACCAGCGCCAGCCGGCGCAAGGTCAGCCACTGACCGACGAAGTTCTCGGTGAGCGCCACCGCCTTGCCGTCCGTCAGCATGCGCTCGACCTCAGCGGCCAGCTTGGCGGAGTCATCGGCCAGCCCGCCCGCCTCCGCGGCTGCGAACAGGGCGGCGTCGGGCATGCTCGACCACAGAAAGTACGAGAGCCGCGTCGCGAGCTCATGGTCGCCGAGGGGAGCCGACTCGCCCGGAGGCACGGCCGGCGCCTTCTCCACCATGTAGAGGAAGTGAGGAGAGAGCAGGATCGATCGCAGAGCTGCCTTGAGCCCTTCGTCGTAGCCGTTGCCGGCGTCACTCACCTTGCGGGCAAGCTGCAGCAGTCCGGAGATCTCGCCTTCGCTCACCGGTCTGCGGAAAGCGCGCCGCGCGAACGCGGACAAGATCTGCCGCGCACACGTCTCTTCGGAGCCCGCCTGGAGCTGACAGGACAGAACGTCGCGGCGGCGAGCATCACCTGCCGGCAACCCGAACAGCTCGTCAATCAGCTCGGTCGCAGCCTGTTCGAGCGACTCGAGGTGCTGCAGTGAGAGGCTCAGACCTTCGCCGACCGTGTCGAAGCCGTCGACCGTTTCGTCGCTGGGCAGCTTGTCGGCCGGGCGCCGCGACGTGCCGAGCAAGTCCCGCACGGTGTTGTTGTACTCGGCCCTGTTCAGGCGCCTGAGCACGGTATTGGCCTTGTCCGGCGCCACGCCGGGGGCGCCGGTGCCGGGGTCGCCGGCGCCGTCGCCGGGCGTGTTGACGCCCGGCGTCGCGCCATCCGGTGAGCCTGCGCCGATTTCGCCTATGCAGGCCATCGGGAGCGCCAGGAGCACCATGCTCCCGAGCAGGCGGCACAGGGACCGGCGCACGCCGGACCGCTCGCGCGGCGGGGACTCTGGAGTCTCGAAGGTTTGCATCTTTGCTTCTATTGGGGGTTGGGGTTGGCGAACCTTTTCATCCGGACGTGGCTCGTTCACGTGGAGACCATTACCTCCTGGTTCGGCGCCGGTCGGACCGGTCCGCGCGCCGCCAGGCGACGGCGCCGAGACTCAGCGCCAGCATCAGCGCGAGCGGTGCGGCTGCCCCGGGCGAGCGCGCGACCGAACAGCTCGATTCAGACGTGGGAGCGGTGTTGCCGCCGCTCGCTGTCGATCCCGCTGCGGCCGCAGCGCCGCCCTGACCGCTTGCGCTACCGCCGCTGTCGCTCCCGCCCATGGCGCCGGCGCCGCCCTCGCCGCTCGTGCCGCCGGCGCCGCCCTCGCCGCTCGTGCCGCCGGCGCCGCCCTCGCCGCCCGTGCCGCCGGCGCCGCCCTCGCCGGGGGGCTCCACGCCGGGCAGGCGCTGCGCGAACATCCAATCGATGAAGCCGGGGTAGTCGTAACCGCGGTCGTTGATGGAGTGACCGACCCCCTGCATGGCGGTGAACGTGAACGCCGTCGCCCCCACGTCCTCCATGGCGTCGGCCATGGCCTGTGCGCCTGCGAAGTAGCTGTCGTTGGTGCCGCACATCGACCAGATCGGCATGTCCTTGAGCGCGGCCAGCAGCGTCTTGTTCGGGTCTCCCCGGCAGGACTGGGGAGCCGCAGCCGCAAAGACACCCGGTGTTCGCATGATGATATCCCAGGTGCCGTAGCAGCCCATCGAGATGCCGGTCACGTAGAGGCGGCCGGGGTCGATGTTGAACTCGGCCTGGACCTGCTCGAGGATGCCCCACAACAGAGGCCTCGTCGGGTGCTCGGCCGCGGTCGCCGAGCCATTCACGCCACCTCCGAAGCCGTACGCCGGGCTGTTGGCGTGCGGAGCCAGCACGAAGTGCGGGTAGCGTTGCTGCGTGTCGAAGCGGCTACCATCCTTGTCTACGGCGCGATGCGTGAACACGCCGCCGTAATCGTTCCCGGATCCGATCTCGGAGGTGAGCTGAACGCAGTTGTCCCACCCGGTCTCGTTGTTCCGATCCGTGCCCGCGAGCCCGGCGTGGTGCAGGTAGAGCACCAAGGGGTAGGCTTTGTTCGGATCGTAGTCCTTCGGCACGAACAGCCGATACGGCAGCTGTTGACCGTTCAGCTCGTGCACGCGGCCCAGAAAACCTTGGTACGTCTCGGTTCGGGCCGGTGGAGGATTCTGAGGACAACTGTACGCGAAGGCCTCGGAGGTGGCGCAGAGCACGAGCGCGGACGTGAGCGCGGCGCGAAGCCAGAGCGCGCCACCACTCCCAAGGGTGATACGGCGACGCCACACCGACACATAGGCATTAACTCGAGAGTTCTTCATCGATTCATCCGCTGGCGAGGCCCATGAACACGCTTTGTGTTCATGGCGTGTGGCTAGGAAATCCAAACGCGATCCGAAACCCAATCTCCTCGTCGTGGCCGTCCCACCGTACAGCCACGCTGTACGCGTTGGTTGGCATATAAAACCTTACGCGATCCGCATCCCTCCTGGAAAAATGACGCTGTATCAATCACTTATCCATGCACCGAGGGGGGTGTCTTCACTCCACAGCCCGCGGGGCGGAATCGGTGCCGTGCTCGAACGGCTGACGAAGCTCTCGGTGGGCATGACCGCCCCCCCCCCGGAACGAAGCAAAAGGATATAGATGGCTCCTGTTGTGAACGCCGACGTGGTCATTGTCCATTTCAAATTGACGCGGCAAGCATTCATATGATCGTTCACAGTGGCGCGGGTCAGGATGCCCTCGTGCCGCGGTGCTTCGGGTGCGAATGAACAGAAGAATGGTTGATCGAGACATCAGACTCTCTTTTCCTCGGCCATCGGCGCGCGACGCAGCAGGGCGACCGGTAAGCGCATGTCACTCGACGGGCGATAGCGCGCCCGCCGAGCGATCATGAAGTCCCTGTCACCTGGATGTGGATGAAGAGGGTACGGGGCCACCGCCAGGCACCGCTCTGCTCTCCCTGTGAGCTGAAGTGCCCGCGATCAATCACACGTTGTCCGAATTTCTCGCGCGGGGACCGGAGCTGTCGCTCGGAGCGTAGATTTGTACCCAGGAAGGAAGCCGCGGTGCAGCTCGCGCCGAACGACAGCCCGCTCGATCGGGACCTGAGTGCCCCGCCGTCAGAGCTCGATGCTGAGGAGCACGCCAGGTCGGAACCGGTAGCCGGGGCGCAGGGCACGCCCGCCAACTTGTGCCGCCTGAGCGGGTGACGCGGACTATCGTCGTCAAACCGCCCTCGTGCCGTCGCTGCCGAGATCCATTGAGCGGCGACGAGCCGGATCCGTGTCGTCTGCGACGTGACAAGGCCGCAACACGCCCGTCTCATCTGACGCGCCAACGCACCGCGCCGGACGGCAGGATGCTCCGCAACCCCCGCTGTCCCGGCAGCGCGGACAGCCGCCGCGCTGGGTGGTCGCAGCGCGACGTTTCGCTCTGCGCGTATGCGCTTGTCGCATCCATTGCGGGCGGCTATCCCTGAGCGTCGCAGCGGAGCGCGCGGAGCTCGCGAGCCCTAGCTGCGCGGCGAGGCGCATGCGAAGTACATCGCTTTCTTCACCGGTCCTCTCGGTGAGCTTGGCCCTCTTGACCACGCTGATCGCATCGGAGGCCCATGCGCGCCGCGGCGGGACGGCGGTCGACGGGTGCCACGGCTGCCATGGCGGCGGCGCGGCGCCCGGTATCACCATCGACCATAGCCCGAAGAACCCGGCGGCCGGCGAGGCGGTGACTCTGGAGGTGCAGATCCAGGCCGCCAACATCAGCGCCGGCGGCATCTATCTCCGCACCGGGACAGGCCGTCTCTCTCCCATCGACGGTCAAGGCACTCACCTCATCGACGACCGCCAGCTCGTCCACAGCGCGCCGAAGCGGGCGAGCGGCGGGGTCGTCCGCTTCGACGCGCAGTGGATCGCGCCGGGAGCGCCGGGCGGGGTCGTCGTCGACGTGTGGGCCGTCTCGGCCAACGGCGACAACGACCCGCGCGGCGACGGCGCGTCGGCCGCCAACACCGCGTTTGTGTACGGGTGCGAAAGCGCGACGTATTACCTCGACCGCGACGGAGACGGATACGGCGACTCCGGCGTGCCCAGGGTCGATTGCGCCCTGCCCGCCGAGCACGCTCCCGAGCACGCTCCGCGGGGCGGGGATTGCGACGACTACAGCGTCAACGTCCACCCCCAGCAGGGCGAGGCCTGCAACGGGATCGACGACGACTGCGACGGTCAGGTCGACGAGGACCTCGCGGTGACCACGCAATTCGAAGACGCGGACGGCGACGGGTATGGGTCGCGCTTCGGGGCGACGGTCGAGGCGAAGTGCCCCCCCGACGGCTACGCGCCGAGCTCGAGCGATTGCGACGACAGGGCCCCTGACGTGCACCCAGACGCGGTCGAGACGTGCAATCTGATCGATGACGACTGCGACGGCCGCGTGGACGAGGGGGTGCGCGAGGTGTGCGGCGTCGGGATGTGCGCGCGCGAGTCGATCGCGTGCACCCCCGGGTCGTGCACGCCCGGCGAGCCGAGCCCCGAGACCTGCAACGCGCTCGACGACGACTGCGACGGCGAGACCGACGAGGATCCCGGCCTCTGCGCGCCCGGCGAGGGCTGCCCGAACGGCACGTGCAGCCGCGGGACCGGCGGCGGCGCCCCCGGGAGCACCGGCGCGGGCGCCTCCGGGGCCTCCGGCGGCGGCGCGCCCGACGAGGGGGGCGATCGCGGCGGCAGCTGCGCCGTCGACCCCCGGGGCGGGTCTCCGTGGCGGCTGCTGCTCCTCTCGCCGCTCGCCCTCCTCGCGTCGCGGCGCCCGCGGAGGGCGTTCACGGCGCGGTAGGGTCACTACCGCACTGGGCTCTTGCCTCGAGTTTTAACGCGGAAGCGCTCGTCTGGCCAGGGATGCAGAATGCGTACAAGGGGGATCCAGCGCTGGGCGAGGCGCTGCATCCGTGCACAGGTGGTGCGGTCACGCTGACTTCGGCGGCGGAGCGCGCGATGCCAGTGACGGGTCACCTGGGTACGGAACCACTGCAACGATCGACCGTTGGACGGTACGGCGTAATACAAGAAATGTTCTTGCACTACACTTCGCAGCCGCTTCCCCTGCTCGGGGATGAGGTGATGTCGGCGCCGCTGCAGCTCGGCCTTGACCTCGTGCAGCTTCTTCCGCATCCGCTCCCGCATGGTTCGCCGTACGATGAGAAACTTCCCCATCCAAGTCTTTCCGCAAATGTGCGTGAAGCCCAGGAAGTTGAAGCTCTCCGGCTTTCCCTGACCCTTCTCCTGTAGATTGGACGCCGCGTGGCGCCCAAATTCGAGGATGCGGGTCTTGTCGGGGTGCAACTCCAGCGCGAACTTCCGCAATCTCTCGCGGAGATTTTGCAGGAACCGCTCGGCGTCCGTGCGGTACTGGAATCCAACGACGAAGTCGTTCGCAAAACGCGTGATGATG
The DNA window shown above is from Sorangium aterium and carries:
- a CDS encoding DUF3280 domain-containing protein, translating into MLKLMLSAALLVTFAAGAAPQPITLAVFDFELDDFSASPEGTASADTAQLEKGTDTVRQLLAQSGRYKLLDVGNVGAPAAKTHTLRDCNDCDADIASKLGAEQSLVGVVSRISRTEYVVKFHLRDARTGAVVATGDSGLRMGADYSWSRGAASLLKAQLLERQ
- a CDS encoding VOC family protein codes for the protein MPAKKTPNQIDFIEFPARDVAALQRAKVFFAETFGWSFEHWGDDYVDIKGSGLGSGINADPEHRPSKPLVVIYVQDLEETRRKVTAAGGKLTRDIFSFPGGRRFHFKDPSGNEMAAWSDQ
- a CDS encoding transposase, which codes for MPSALDACTQLALAGGAFLARPFEHKDSPDAAFERRERRFSAACDGFDVHCAVLIAADDDQGRERLVRYCTRPAFALDRIEHLSDGRIAYLMKTPRRGRTHRVMSPMEFMARLAALSPPPKIPLVRYHGVFAPRSSWRSLVTPKPPARAAKSEPCAGHAPLPASPAPAPAPAPAPAPAPAPAPAPASPCAPPALSARSLVHADPTVRVEPTLISVLHWGRLLEGELFATSRYVEWAVLMKRSFGFDALRYPRCERRMRVLSTITDSIWASPGAEARSPTSRRCGITQPRHRDDKASRRARSARQVVIPRATRTHSGARFTRVLGWHGTCLQACRCETFSLQRCLPC
- a CDS encoding transposase; translated protein: MHPRSGRAARMRPCGLDLRERIVKAYENGEGSVRDLAEQFEVAPKTVQSYLTLYRTTGSVAPRPRANGPRPKIDGQALDDLRSLVATSSDATLDDLADQLARRDHIVASRHTVGRAGVTGGAAALANPAAFAALLDALYHKPWVVYAKPPFAGPEQVFAYLGRYTHRVGLSNHRLRWMDKRGVCFRTRGDKTVTLSAEEFLRRFLLHVLPHRFVKIRHFGLMAACHATTTLEVARTRILAAPDAGQRAVGGDEHRKGSSHEREPSPRHIVKVDWCTLLAALTGIDLSICPRCGQAAMARRPLPSCVVASSAAPPDTS
- a CDS encoding DUF1552 domain-containing protein encodes the protein MIGLPYLPSVVERHAEASESCAAPQRFIAFFVPNGIHMPDFTPSAAGKDWAMPYILAPLEPIRNKIAVVTGIDYQRTAEPAEPPGGHGSGTGSFLTMMPVNKNDKNPARISLDQKIAKTMAGCGRPLPSLQLGLTVRGDGSDRVPNIAFIETISWDANKPLPFRDDPQQNFDRIFAGLDPNASAAEAARRQAVRTSVLDHVLGEAETLKAELSPTDRVKLDQYMTSVRELETRIQNLGGNGATCAKPNRPTATSTAPYQDRVAITLELAALAFECDVTRVITFMFGRGNSMQDFSFLFNGESTPHHHTSHHAGNAKLQAKLKEIGRWEVNHVANFLKRLDQTVEAGGRTLLDNTLAYFNSEISDGNTHRKYDMPVLLAGSAGGKLKVDGSHYMFTQMKFPRPLLGPSGGPHGIRLFVSILNAFGIPDQTFGDGSAKGPLTELLV
- a CDS encoding DUF1592 domain-containing protein, which codes for MQTFETPESPPRERSGVRRSLCRLLGSMVLLALPMACIGEIGAGSPDGATPGVNTPGDGAGDPGTGAPGVAPDKANTVLRRLNRAEYNNTVRDLLGTSRRPADKLPSDETVDGFDTVGEGLSLSLQHLESLEQAATELIDELFGLPAGDARRRDVLSCQLQAGSEETCARQILSAFARRAFRRPVSEGEISGLLQLARKVSDAGNGYDEGLKAALRSILLSPHFLYMVEKAPAVPPGESAPLGDHELATRLSYFLWSSMPDAALFAAAEAGGLADDSAKLAAEVERMLTDGKAVALTENFVGQWLTLRRLALVEPDPKTFPDYDVELRNAAVRETELFFRELLNGNAAIETLLTADFTFVNQRLGQHYGMPVSGSEFLRVSLAGTERVGLLSHASFLMANSHPGFTSPTKRGAWVLEQLLCSPPPPVPPDLMIDPLAAPAAGETVREKLEAHRAEPRCAGCHALMDPIGLGLEDFDAIGGYRDSEDASGVLQGTSFSGVRELAALLSQDARLQSCFAQQLLTYAVGRSFHSAGGHAYAEGVVQGARAAGQQGVLDLLNAVVKSDAFRTRRGE
- a CDS encoding putative metal-binding motif-containing protein; this translates as MTTLIASEAHARRGGTAVDGCHGCHGGGAAPGITIDHSPKNPAAGEAVTLEVQIQAANISAGGIYLRTGTGRLSPIDGQGTHLIDDRQLVHSAPKRASGGVVRFDAQWIAPGAPGGVVVDVWAVSANGDNDPRGDGASAANTAFVYGCESATYYLDRDGDGYGDSGVPRVDCALPAEHAPEHAPRGGDCDDYSVNVHPQQGEACNGIDDDCDGQVDEDLAVTTQFEDADGDGYGSRFGATVEAKCPPDGYAPSSSDCDDRAPDVHPDAVETCNLIDDDCDGRVDEGVREVCGVGMCARESIACTPGSCTPGEPSPETCNALDDDCDGETDEDPGLCAPGEGCPNGTCSRGTGGGAPGSTGAGASGASGGGAPDEGGDRGGSCAVDPRGGSPWRLLLLSPLALLASRRPRRAFTAR